A stretch of the Clostridiales bacterium genome encodes the following:
- a CDS encoding glycosyltransferase family 4 protein yields the protein MRLLYFVQYFPPEKASGLPLVTDMIEGFAQHGWDVDVYIPTPTRGVTDEVRREYARKRKEILCNGKLKIHRMHLYREGTDMLQRTIRYCLFSLQCLVRGLFLPADAIFTGGGPPTQGLIGGLIHKWTKKKFIFNPQDLFPDSLVVAGEATEDSRIVKLGRKMERFAYKNADVIITITEDMAENIRSKTEDKSKVHVVRNWIDTEKVRPISRNDNPLFDELQLDRNKFYVVYAGNIGKMQGLEVVVEAAELLQDRETVEFIIFGNGSEEENIRKMVKEKGLHNLQMFPLQPLERVSEVYSLGNISVITCKAGTGGAGMPSKTWTIMAAGTAVLGSFDTDGEMDNTLREAKCGYCVDAGDAGKLAQSVMQLCAEPQKAVIMGENARQYAEKYVGKEKAVAQYIDIIEQTVR from the coding sequence ATGCGTTTATTGTATTTTGTGCAGTATTTTCCACCTGAAAAAGCATCGGGATTACCGTTGGTCACAGACATGATTGAAGGCTTTGCGCAGCATGGCTGGGATGTTGATGTATATATACCAACTCCGACAAGAGGAGTGACGGATGAAGTCCGCAGGGAGTATGCCAGGAAGCGGAAGGAAATACTTTGTAACGGAAAACTGAAGATTCATCGTATGCATCTGTACCGGGAAGGGACAGATATGCTGCAAAGGACGATTCGTTATTGTCTGTTTAGCCTGCAATGCCTTGTGCGGGGTCTTTTCCTTCCGGCTGATGCCATTTTTACAGGGGGCGGACCACCCACACAGGGCCTGATTGGCGGATTGATTCATAAATGGACAAAAAAGAAATTTATCTTTAATCCACAGGATCTGTTTCCGGATTCATTGGTTGTTGCGGGGGAGGCAACAGAAGACTCCAGGATTGTAAAGCTTGGCCGGAAGATGGAACGCTTTGCCTATAAGAACGCGGACGTGATCATTACAATCACTGAAGATATGGCGGAGAATATCCGATCAAAGACGGAAGACAAAAGCAAGGTACATGTTGTCAGGAACTGGATTGATACGGAGAAAGTCAGGCCAATCAGCCGGAATGACAATCCATTATTCGATGAACTTCAGCTGGATCGGAACAAGTTCTATGTAGTCTATGCAGGAAATATTGGGAAAATGCAGGGCCTGGAAGTAGTTGTTGAAGCTGCGGAACTTCTCCAGGATAGAGAAACCGTTGAGTTTATAATCTTCGGTAACGGAAGTGAAGAAGAGAATATCAGGAAGATGGTGAAAGAAAAAGGATTACACAATCTGCAGATGTTTCCGCTGCAGCCCCTTGAACGCGTTTCTGAAGTATATAGCCTTGGCAATATATCGGTTATTACCTGCAAGGCTGGTACCGGCGGTGCCGGAATGCCGAGTAAGACATGGACGATTATGGCTGCGGGGACAGCGGTTCTTGGATCTTTTGATACGGATGGTGAGATGGATAATACTTTGCGGGAAGCGAAGTGTGGATATTGTGTTGATGCCGGTGATGCCGGCAAACTGGCACAATCTGTTATGCAGCTCTGTGCCGAACCTCAAAAAGCTGTGATTATGGGAGAAAATGCACGTCAGTATGCTGAGAAGTATGTTGGGAAAGAGAAAGCAGTGGCCCAATATATTGATATCATTGAGCAAACGGTTCGATGA
- a CDS encoding glycosyltransferase, whose product MPKVTVIIPAYNAEPYIEQCANSILHQSLSDIEIIFIDDGSTDQTGSILNRLTMGYPNARVIHQENKGLYKTRETGLSLATGDYIGWVDADDYVEKEMFEILYMAAVENNSELVICDYSWFPEKIATKEKWFRQYRGKADTTFVERNSQPWNKIVKRELMERLGIGQYFTTCFDEIYIRILMEAKNPVTIDQPLYNYRVGGGTMSSSYKNVAHYRRFVVASENLQKVMRPIVKDKYWQDYFDYRVAYYLLMTMVVAANSGDKAAYTQNRRELLGLKPAYNKNQHYWRILKENYGFLKATVIGGVIPMGYTIAHWACRIGIK is encoded by the coding sequence ATGCCCAAAGTAACAGTGATTATCCCGGCATACAATGCGGAACCTTATATTGAACAGTGTGCAAATTCTATTTTGCATCAATCATTATCTGACATTGAAATCATCTTCATTGATGATGGCAGCACGGATCAAACGGGTTCTATTCTTAACAGGCTAACAATGGGATATCCTAACGCCCGCGTTATTCACCAGGAAAACAAAGGACTGTACAAGACAAGAGAAACAGGCTTGTCATTAGCGACAGGTGACTATATCGGCTGGGTTGATGCAGATGATTATGTAGAGAAAGAGATGTTTGAAATTCTTTACATGGCTGCAGTTGAAAATAACAGCGAGCTTGTCATTTGCGATTATTCTTGGTTCCCGGAGAAGATAGCCACCAAAGAGAAATGGTTCAGACAATACAGGGGCAAAGCTGATACGACATTTGTTGAACGCAATTCCCAACCCTGGAATAAGATTGTAAAGCGTGAATTGATGGAGCGACTGGGGATTGGACAATATTTCACTACCTGTTTTGATGAGATTTACATTCGCATTCTGATGGAGGCGAAGAATCCTGTTACAATCGATCAACCGCTTTATAACTACAGAGTCGGTGGGGGGACAATGAGTTCCTCCTATAAGAATGTGGCTCACTATCGGCGTTTTGTGGTTGCTTCTGAAAACTTGCAAAAAGTGATGCGACCAATTGTCAAAGATAAGTATTGGCAAGATTACTTTGACTATCGTGTCGCTTATTATCTTCTTATGACAATGGTTGTTGCTGCAAATTCGGGAGATAAAGCAGCATATACGCAGAACAGAAGAGAATTGCTCGGGTTAAAACCTGCCTATAACAAGAACCAACACTATTGGAGAATTCTTAAGGAAAACTACGGCTTCCTGAAAGCAACCGTCATCGGCGGTGTAATCCCAATGGGATACACAATTGCTCATTGGGCATGCCGGATTGGAATCAAATAA